The proteins below come from a single Prolixibacter sp. NT017 genomic window:
- a CDS encoding aminodeoxychorismate/anthranilate synthase component II: MLVLILDNYDSFTYNLAQLVKQSGGTDVVVRKNDEISLCEAADFDGIIFSPGPGLPEDAPLMSEIIRELGPRIPILGVCLGHQAIAEAFGGKLKHLDAIYHGTVIRTERLIPDLLFRNIPSVFETGLYHSWAVDDVGFPEELEITARGETGNIMALRHRSYPVWGIQFHPESIMTPDGRQMIENWLEGLSRG; this comes from the coding sequence ATGCTGGTGCTGATTTTAGATAACTACGATTCGTTTACCTATAACCTGGCGCAGTTGGTGAAGCAGTCGGGAGGAACTGATGTGGTTGTCCGAAAAAATGATGAAATTTCCCTTTGCGAGGCAGCTGACTTTGATGGTATCATCTTTTCGCCCGGGCCCGGATTACCTGAAGACGCGCCGTTGATGAGTGAAATTATTCGTGAACTGGGACCACGAATTCCAATATTGGGTGTATGTTTGGGGCATCAGGCTATTGCCGAAGCTTTTGGAGGAAAGCTAAAACATCTAGATGCTATTTATCACGGTACAGTTATCCGGACAGAAAGATTGATTCCGGATTTGCTTTTTAGGAATATCCCATCTGTTTTTGAAACCGGGCTTTATCATTCATGGGCGGTGGATGATGTTGGTTTCCCGGAAGAACTGGAAATTACAGCCCGGGGCGAAACCGGAAATATTATGGCTTTGCGTCATCGTAGTTATCCTGTGTGGGGTATTCAGTTTCATCCTGAATCTATCATGACGCCGGATGGCCGCCAGATGATTGAAAATTGGCTGGAAGGGCTATCGCGGGGCTAA
- a CDS encoding DUF3307 domain-containing protein codes for MMITLLFLQLTAHLVADFLLQSEHWSLQKEKKIISKIHIWHILIVFASSWLFSLQLAFWSAALALTALHFFTDVTKSFIRIKWNKDWFFIDQFTHIIIITAIVWFYVDSDINQLPVLITPRIAAIIFAYTLCVKPSNIIIRYIFKYFSVKAPVETEEENGGGLPNAGKLIGITERLLVLTLVLLQQYSVVGFIIAAKSILRFSDAQKTEYVLVGTLLSFGIAILMGVMVSYF; via the coding sequence ATGATGATTACCCTCCTATTCCTTCAGCTAACAGCACACCTGGTAGCCGATTTCCTTCTTCAGAGCGAACACTGGAGTTTGCAAAAGGAAAAGAAAATAATCAGCAAAATTCATATCTGGCACATTCTCATTGTCTTTGCCTCATCCTGGCTTTTTTCATTGCAATTAGCCTTCTGGTCAGCTGCACTTGCACTTACGGCATTGCATTTCTTTACAGATGTGACGAAGAGTTTTATCAGAATTAAGTGGAACAAAGATTGGTTCTTTATCGACCAGTTTACTCATATCATAATCATTACAGCAATCGTCTGGTTCTATGTTGATTCGGACATAAACCAACTACCAGTTCTCATCACTCCGCGAATAGCTGCCATCATATTTGCTTACACGCTCTGCGTTAAACCATCCAATATTATTATCCGGTATATCTTCAAATACTTTTCGGTGAAAGCGCCTGTTGAAACAGAAGAAGAAAACGGAGGCGGCTTACCCAATGCTGGCAAACTGATCGGTATCACCGAACGTCTTCTTGTACTCACACTAGTCTTATTGCAGCAATATTCAGTAGTTGGATTTATCATTGCTGCCAAATCCATTCTGCGCTTTAGCGATGCTCAAAAGACAGAGTATGTATTAGTCGGAACCTTGTTAAGTTTTGGAATCGCCATATTGATGGGGGTAATGGTCAGTTACTTTTAG
- a CDS encoding fumarate hydratase, protein MKNRATISCDIISSTALSATNRDLLSTKLKELMTDLTQHFANQGFYGRILKGDYIECALDAPETALRVALLIKTFIRAIELPTSKEENKRIKYFKEHGVRVAIAVAPLENYQPLKGIMDGEAIYLSGRALNRKDTHDKQKIIIKRTLYFLSTDLAVQRLYETMLEMLDVILARCSAKQCEVVFYKLLNKSEVEIAKILQKNQSTINQHSTAAGWNAIDRAVSYFEENIH, encoded by the coding sequence ATGAAAAACAGAGCAACCATTTCATGCGATATCATCTCTTCAACAGCTTTGTCTGCAACGAATCGCGATTTGCTTTCAACAAAGTTGAAGGAGCTAATGACTGACCTTACACAGCACTTCGCAAACCAGGGATTCTATGGTCGAATTCTGAAAGGTGATTACATCGAATGCGCGTTGGATGCTCCGGAAACAGCCCTGCGTGTGGCCCTACTCATCAAGACGTTCATACGGGCAATCGAGTTACCAACATCTAAAGAAGAAAACAAGCGCATAAAATACTTTAAAGAACATGGCGTGCGTGTAGCCATTGCTGTGGCTCCGTTGGAGAACTATCAGCCCCTGAAAGGTATCATGGACGGGGAAGCCATTTACCTGTCGGGAAGAGCGCTAAACCGGAAAGACACACACGACAAGCAAAAGATCATCATCAAACGGACACTATATTTTCTTTCAACCGATTTGGCAGTTCAACGTTTATATGAAACCATGCTCGAGATGCTGGATGTCATTCTGGCGCGTTGCTCGGCCAAACAGTGTGAAGTAGTATTTTATAAATTGCTAAACAAATCAGAAGTGGAAATCGCCAAAATTCTACAAAAGAATCAGTCGACCATCAATCAACATTCTACAGCTGCCGGCTGGAATGCAATTGACCGGGCGGTTTCGTACTTCGAAGAAAACATACACTGA
- a CDS encoding Crp/Fnr family transcriptional regulator has translation MNTILAQSPIFKGLQPTEVENLLGEVPHQIRHFHKDDLLAVAGEEVKAAMILLEGKLQGEMVDFSGNSLKIEELLPPQMVAAGFLFGKNSRFPVNLSAMDDGKMLIILKPNFTRLLSLDNRVLNNFLNIISDKAQFLSRKISFLNFKTIREKIAFFLLQHYKPGFRNIPLKQNQQSLAEMFGVTRPSLARTIGELQREGILEWRRGEIEIKDVEALKKILQ, from the coding sequence ATGAATACAATCCTGGCGCAATCACCCATATTCAAAGGGCTTCAACCAACAGAAGTAGAAAATCTTTTGGGCGAGGTTCCACATCAGATACGACATTTCCACAAAGATGATTTACTGGCCGTAGCCGGAGAAGAAGTGAAAGCAGCGATGATTCTTTTGGAAGGAAAACTTCAGGGTGAAATGGTTGACTTTAGCGGAAACAGCCTGAAAATAGAAGAACTGCTGCCCCCACAGATGGTTGCAGCCGGTTTCCTTTTTGGAAAAAACAGCCGCTTCCCGGTTAACCTATCGGCCATGGATGATGGCAAAATGCTCATCATTCTGAAGCCCAATTTTACGCGACTACTGAGCCTTGACAATCGAGTATTGAATAACTTCCTGAACATTATCAGCGATAAAGCCCAGTTTCTTTCGAGAAAAATCAGTTTTCTTAATTTTAAAACCATTCGTGAGAAAATCGCCTTCTTCCTGTTACAACATTATAAACCAGGATTCCGGAATATTCCACTGAAGCAAAACCAGCAAAGTCTGGCCGAAATGTTTGGTGTAACCCGACCATCGCTGGCCCGAACCATCGGAGAACTTCAACGTGAAGGGATACTGGAATGGCGGCGTGGTGAAATTGAAATAAAAGATGTAGAAGCACTAAAAAAAATACTGCAGTAA
- a CDS encoding ATP-binding protein, whose amino-acid sequence MKRDIIHIDEEKCTGCGLCVPNCHEGALQIIDGKAVLISDLMCDGLGACIGHCPEGAITIENREAQPYDEVKVIEIMVSKGFNTVVAHLKHLREHNETGFLKQGMGYLVENEENLPFSVQAVKDAVHAEPKPANGSSCGGGCPSSQTVVFNPEELKLAPKGENGSLASQLRQWPVQMHLINPVAPYFRGADLLVAADCTAFTLGDFHQNYLKDKSLVIACPKLDSGKEIYLEKLITLINEAKVNTITVLMMEVPCCGGLQQLVQMATLRASRKVPVKAITVSIRGEVLEEEWV is encoded by the coding sequence ATGAAACGCGACATCATCCATATAGACGAAGAGAAATGTACTGGTTGTGGTCTTTGTGTTCCTAATTGCCACGAAGGTGCATTGCAGATTATTGACGGGAAGGCAGTTCTAATCAGCGATTTGATGTGCGATGGTTTGGGAGCTTGTATCGGACACTGTCCGGAAGGAGCTATTACGATTGAAAATCGAGAAGCGCAACCGTACGATGAGGTGAAGGTGATAGAGATTATGGTGAGCAAAGGTTTTAATACGGTGGTGGCTCATCTGAAGCATTTGCGTGAACACAATGAGACAGGATTTCTGAAACAGGGAATGGGGTATTTGGTGGAAAACGAGGAGAATTTACCTTTTTCTGTTCAGGCGGTGAAGGATGCTGTTCACGCCGAGCCGAAGCCGGCAAACGGAAGCAGTTGTGGAGGAGGATGTCCAAGCTCTCAAACCGTTGTTTTTAATCCGGAAGAGTTGAAATTGGCACCTAAAGGCGAGAATGGTTCATTGGCTTCTCAACTCCGTCAATGGCCGGTGCAGATGCATCTTATCAACCCGGTAGCTCCTTACTTCCGTGGTGCCGATTTGCTGGTGGCAGCAGATTGTACAGCTTTTACACTGGGTGATTTCCATCAAAATTATTTGAAAGATAAATCGTTGGTTATTGCTTGTCCCAAACTGGATTCCGGAAAGGAGATTTATCTGGAGAAGTTAATCACTCTCATTAATGAAGCGAAAGTGAACACTATCACTGTACTGATGATGGAGGTGCCTTGCTGCGGTGGCTTACAGCAGCTGGTTCAAATGGCTACGCTTCGAGCCAGCCGAAAGGTTCCGGTAAAAGCCATTACGGTAAGTATTCGGGGCGAAGTTCTCGAAGAAGAGTGGGTATAG
- the hcp gene encoding hydroxylamine reductase: MSMFCFQCQEAAKGEGCTIKGVCGKTDDVANLQDLLVFVTKGLSIYAHEARQMGIEWEPANRFVFDALFMTITNANFDKNKIEEKIREGLKLRAELKNRFETEGGKLSSNHESLTWEADTLEAFEEKAANVGILSTANPDVRSLRELIVYGVKGMAAYAEHAFNLGYEKKELYAFMQKALAATTDDTLSADDLVALTMETGKYGVDVMALLDQANTESYGNPEITEVNLGVKKNPGILVSGHDLKDFEELLKQTEGTGVDIYTHSEMLPANYYPAFKKYEHFVGNYGNAWWKQKEEFEAFNGPVLLTTNCLVPPADSYKDRVYTTGAAGFDGVKHIAPRKDGEPKDFSEIIEHAKKCAAPTELETGTIVGGFAHNQVMQLADKVVDAVKTGAIKKFFVMAGCDGRMKSRDYYTEFADKLPEGTVILTAGCAKYRYNKLPLGDIGGIPRVLDAGQCNDSYSLAVIALKLKEVFELNDINELPIAYNIAWYEQKAVIVLLALLYLGVKNIHLGPTLPAFLSPNVANVLVENFGIAGIKTVDEDIEVFMG; this comes from the coding sequence ATGAGTATGTTTTGTTTTCAATGTCAGGAAGCCGCTAAAGGCGAAGGTTGTACCATCAAAGGTGTTTGCGGAAAAACCGATGATGTAGCCAACTTGCAGGACTTACTGGTCTTTGTTACCAAAGGATTATCGATATACGCTCACGAAGCACGCCAAATGGGAATTGAATGGGAACCGGCGAATCGATTTGTATTTGATGCCCTGTTTATGACGATTACCAACGCTAATTTCGACAAGAATAAGATCGAAGAGAAAATTCGGGAAGGGTTAAAATTGCGTGCCGAATTGAAAAACCGCTTCGAAACAGAAGGTGGAAAACTTTCTTCGAATCATGAATCACTAACATGGGAAGCTGATACACTGGAAGCTTTCGAGGAAAAAGCAGCTAATGTGGGAATCCTCTCAACTGCTAATCCTGATGTTCGTTCGTTGCGTGAGTTGATTGTTTATGGTGTGAAAGGAATGGCCGCTTATGCTGAGCACGCTTTTAATCTCGGTTACGAGAAAAAAGAGCTCTATGCTTTCATGCAAAAGGCGTTGGCCGCAACTACCGATGATACTCTTTCGGCTGACGATTTAGTTGCCCTGACGATGGAGACCGGAAAGTACGGAGTGGACGTGATGGCATTGCTCGACCAGGCAAATACAGAGAGCTATGGTAACCCTGAAATTACAGAGGTAAATCTTGGCGTAAAAAAGAATCCCGGCATTTTGGTCAGCGGTCACGATTTGAAAGATTTTGAAGAATTGTTGAAGCAAACTGAAGGAACCGGCGTGGATATTTATACGCACAGCGAAATGTTGCCTGCTAACTATTATCCGGCTTTCAAGAAGTATGAACACTTTGTCGGTAACTACGGTAACGCATGGTGGAAGCAAAAAGAGGAATTTGAAGCGTTCAACGGACCGGTGTTGCTGACAACTAACTGTTTGGTTCCTCCTGCTGATTCGTACAAAGACCGGGTTTATACTACCGGAGCAGCTGGTTTCGACGGAGTAAAACATATTGCACCCCGGAAAGATGGTGAACCGAAAGATTTTTCTGAAATTATCGAACATGCGAAAAAATGTGCTGCACCGACAGAGTTGGAAACCGGAACGATTGTAGGCGGATTTGCGCATAACCAGGTGATGCAGCTGGCTGATAAAGTAGTTGATGCAGTTAAGACCGGTGCTATTAAGAAATTTTTTGTAATGGCTGGTTGCGACGGTCGCATGAAAAGCCGCGATTACTACACCGAATTTGCCGATAAACTTCCGGAAGGAACCGTCATTCTGACTGCCGGTTGTGCCAAATATCGTTATAACAAGCTGCCTTTGGGTGATATCGGTGGTATTCCTCGTGTGTTGGATGCAGGACAGTGCAACGACTCCTATTCATTGGCAGTAATCGCGTTGAAACTGAAAGAAGTTTTTGAACTGAATGACATCAATGAGTTGCCGATTGCATACAACATAGCGTGGTACGAACAGAAGGCTGTGATTGTGTTGCTGGCGCTGCTCTATCTCGGTGTAAAGAATATTCATCTCGGCCCGACACTTCCGGCATTCCTCTCACCAAACGTGGCAAATGTACTGGTAGAAAACTTTGGAATTGCAGGAATTAAAACAGTCGACGAAGATATTGAGGTTTTCATGGGTTAA
- a CDS encoding cupin domain-containing protein translates to MEKGKQFNVASGIEYAEGAVVSKTIIKEPTGTITLFAFEKGQGLSPHTAPFDALVQVVEGKATITIGGENSELETGEAIILPSNITHAVEATESFKMLLTMIKTNL, encoded by the coding sequence ATGGAAAAGGGAAAACAGTTTAACGTTGCTTCCGGCATTGAGTACGCTGAAGGAGCGGTGGTCAGTAAAACCATCATCAAAGAACCGACCGGTACCATTACGCTATTTGCTTTCGAGAAGGGGCAGGGGCTGAGTCCTCATACTGCACCTTTCGATGCACTGGTACAGGTTGTAGAAGGGAAAGCTACAATTACTATTGGTGGTGAGAATTCAGAGTTGGAAACGGGGGAAGCCATCATTCTTCCTTCCAATATTACTCATGCCGTTGAAGCAACTGAATCATTTAAAATGCTGTTGACCATGATCAAAACCAATTTATAA
- a CDS encoding nitrous oxide-stimulated promoter family protein, producing the protein MTGKRVKEKQIVTLMVELYCRKNHRVGGICSDCQELLDYAEKRLDNCVFSDEKPACKQCLVHCYKLAMREKIREVMRWSGPRMLFYRPGVAIRHLLSKPYKSTGQTK; encoded by the coding sequence ATGACCGGAAAACGTGTGAAAGAAAAGCAGATTGTGACCCTCATGGTTGAATTGTATTGTCGAAAAAATCATAGAGTGGGAGGAATTTGTTCTGATTGCCAAGAACTGCTCGATTATGCAGAAAAACGATTGGATAATTGTGTGTTTAGTGACGAAAAGCCTGCTTGCAAACAATGTCTGGTCCATTGCTACAAACTTGCAATGCGCGAAAAAATTCGTGAAGTAATGCGTTGGTCGGGCCCCAGGATGTTGTTTTATCGTCCAGGAGTGGCGATACGTCACCTTTTATCGAAACCTTATAAGAGCACTGGACAAACGAAGTAG
- a CDS encoding sigma-54 dependent transcriptional regulator has translation MPRLLIVDDDTSFCMLLQGFLKRKGFDADTAHDYEKASQSLAKNSYDLVLTDYRLPDGTGIDVLKESKKLAPSTVVILITAYSDIRVAVEAVKLGAFEYVTKPVNSDELFHVIKEGLKKRETQEKKTKEPVQNGRKFLVGSSEESKRTEEHIRVVAPTDISVLIIGDSGTGKEYVARRIHELSKRKKAPFVAVDCGALHPDIAASELFGHVKGSFTGAVNDKTGHFEAVGEGTIFLDEIGNLSYDVQMKLLRAIQERMGRKVGGNNEFPIKARIIAATNENLKQAVDDGRFREDLYHRLNEFTLTLAPLHERDGDLMMFAAFFLEDAVAEFGKSIIGFDDEVRRIFNQYDWPGNLREMRNVIRRAVLLCKHERINREVLPEEIYRNNSVKSYPENAQPVNDLKEIKNISEKEAILQALEKTRYNKTKTAKLLGIDRKTLYNKLHLYDIEL, from the coding sequence ATGCCCCGATTACTGATTGTTGATGACGATACCTCCTTCTGCATGTTATTGCAGGGGTTTTTAAAGCGAAAAGGCTTCGATGCCGATACAGCACATGACTATGAAAAAGCCAGTCAATCATTGGCAAAGAATTCTTATGATTTGGTTTTAACCGATTATCGCTTGCCTGATGGAACTGGCATTGATGTGTTAAAAGAGAGCAAGAAATTAGCGCCTTCCACGGTCGTTATCCTCATTACTGCCTATTCAGATATACGTGTGGCAGTCGAAGCTGTTAAGCTGGGGGCGTTTGAATATGTGACCAAGCCTGTTAATTCCGACGAGCTTTTTCACGTTATTAAAGAGGGACTGAAAAAGCGTGAAACACAGGAAAAGAAAACAAAAGAACCTGTACAGAATGGGCGAAAATTCCTGGTAGGAAGCAGTGAAGAATCCAAAAGAACAGAAGAGCATATCCGTGTGGTTGCGCCGACCGACATTTCTGTTTTGATTATTGGCGATAGTGGCACAGGTAAAGAATATGTTGCCCGCCGGATTCACGAGTTGAGTAAACGGAAAAAAGCACCGTTTGTAGCGGTCGATTGTGGAGCATTGCATCCCGATATTGCTGCCAGCGAATTGTTTGGTCACGTGAAAGGCTCGTTTACAGGGGCTGTGAACGATAAGACCGGTCACTTCGAAGCAGTGGGAGAGGGAACTATTTTTCTCGATGAGATTGGAAATCTTTCCTACGATGTACAAATGAAACTTTTGCGGGCTATTCAGGAACGAATGGGGCGGAAAGTAGGTGGAAATAACGAATTCCCGATAAAGGCACGGATAATTGCAGCAACGAACGAGAATCTGAAACAAGCTGTCGACGACGGTCGCTTTCGCGAAGATTTATACCATCGTTTGAATGAGTTTACGTTGACTTTAGCGCCTTTGCATGAAAGAGACGGTGACCTGATGATGTTTGCAGCATTCTTCCTGGAAGATGCAGTAGCAGAATTCGGGAAGTCGATAATTGGATTTGACGATGAGGTTCGACGTATTTTTAATCAATACGATTGGCCGGGCAACCTGCGCGAAATGAGGAATGTTATTCGACGAGCTGTTCTTCTTTGTAAGCACGAGAGAATCAACCGCGAAGTACTTCCTGAAGAGATCTACCGCAACAACTCTGTGAAAAGCTATCCGGAAAATGCTCAACCGGTTAACGACCTGAAAGAGATTAAGAATATTTCCGAGAAAGAGGCGATTTTACAGGCGTTAGAGAAAACACGTTACAACAAAACCAAGACAGCCAAATTGCTGGGTATTGACAGAAAAACGCTGTACAATAAACTTCATTTGTACGATATCGAGCTCTAA
- a CDS encoding ATP-binding protein, translated as MKKNAPEKWIKAKLTAGFLIVFVIALLFFGISYVSVVRVIKNQSYNDSFPQKMVLLNRVLSQMIEAEGYGRIYGITEDPKFKELYHNKRDSIEILVNDLHQYFNDSLALSQIDTIQGLFTEKEQLMESLIQINIINQYRKQYGELISVIPDTLEYEITTTKYTSTFVDSMEKKGAPIKRNTLQKLSDFLTGKKPEPTKYKVPVIEQRVDSSKVSHVRKDSTLIQIKRELSQFQAQQARFNRALSTQEQQLVKLDNQIMNKIREVVQSLEDEAFHMSAIKSQEMEQMRGKTFNQLIYLGISALIIFALFILWVNRDILRSRRLNDQLRSSKDKVDELLKVKEQFLANMSHEIRTPLTSVIGFAELLSEGLADKPQAEMAKTLLSSARHLHRMVNEILDFSRIEANMVNLSEDEIEANELMKEVFEEMKLAAQNKKIGFSFEVEEGLPDFSTDRMRLKQVLINLVGNAIKFTQEGYVKFVVRREDHKLAFAVTDTGIGIPEDQKEEIFEEFSQVDNSKTKQTGGTGLGLSISRRLIKLMGGAIWLEGEEGKGSTFHFTIPLKEGTGNELKDEVITPDFLTGKKVLCIDDDPLVHQLLEALIRDMNGEKTSAYTPVEALNYLKKETFDLIVSDVQMPDTDGISLARTIRKEFSSYTPVLILTANLSESRMEEISQIENVWAMPKPFTRISLAQKFHSILNGKDIEDLEQKERAQASFSLDEIKTFSGDDDGLLRTVTETFILNADESIASLKKMEKENDVPGIRKTAHKMLTGFRQFAISDGVVILKHLETAEDDPSKRDTIRASIIALSQLWNDVRTKINEEVLS; from the coding sequence ATGAAGAAGAATGCCCCGGAAAAGTGGATAAAGGCCAAACTGACGGCAGGATTCCTGATTGTATTTGTGATTGCTCTTTTGTTTTTCGGTATCAGCTATGTAAGCGTTGTTCGGGTAATCAAAAACCAGTCATATAACGACAGCTTCCCCCAGAAAATGGTACTTCTCAACAGGGTGCTTTCGCAAATGATTGAAGCGGAAGGATATGGCCGGATATACGGTATCACAGAAGATCCGAAATTCAAGGAACTCTACCATAATAAGCGCGACTCTATCGAGATATTGGTAAACGATTTGCACCAGTATTTTAACGATTCGCTGGCGTTAAGTCAGATTGACACCATCCAGGGATTGTTCACCGAGAAAGAACAGTTGATGGAAAGTCTGATTCAAATCAACATCATCAATCAATACCGGAAACAATACGGAGAGTTGATCAGCGTTATTCCTGACACACTTGAATACGAAATCACTACGACCAAATACACCTCCACATTTGTCGACTCTATGGAGAAAAAAGGGGCTCCGATAAAACGCAACACGCTTCAAAAGCTTTCCGATTTCCTTACGGGAAAAAAACCGGAACCGACAAAGTATAAAGTTCCGGTCATAGAGCAACGGGTCGATTCATCAAAAGTGAGTCACGTCCGGAAAGATTCCACGTTAATTCAAATCAAGCGGGAACTATCACAATTCCAGGCACAGCAAGCCAGATTTAACAGAGCGCTGAGTACCCAGGAGCAACAACTGGTTAAGCTCGACAACCAGATTATGAACAAAATTCGGGAGGTTGTACAATCGCTCGAAGATGAAGCTTTCCACATGTCCGCTATAAAGAGCCAGGAGATGGAGCAAATGCGGGGAAAAACCTTCAACCAACTGATTTACCTGGGAATTTCAGCGTTAATCATTTTTGCCTTATTCATTCTTTGGGTCAACCGCGATATTTTGCGCAGCCGCCGCTTAAACGATCAGTTACGCTCGTCGAAGGACAAGGTAGACGAATTGCTGAAAGTAAAAGAGCAATTCCTGGCTAACATGAGCCACGAAATCCGCACACCGCTTACCTCTGTCATTGGCTTCGCGGAATTACTTTCTGAAGGATTAGCCGACAAACCTCAGGCTGAAATGGCCAAAACACTACTTAGCTCAGCTCGTCACCTTCACCGGATGGTAAATGAGATTCTCGACTTTTCGAGAATTGAAGCCAACATGGTCAACCTGAGTGAAGATGAGATTGAAGCGAACGAGTTGATGAAAGAAGTCTTCGAAGAGATGAAGCTGGCTGCCCAAAACAAGAAAATTGGTTTCAGTTTCGAAGTCGAAGAAGGATTGCCCGATTTCAGTACCGACCGGATGCGATTAAAACAAGTGCTCATCAACCTGGTTGGAAACGCCATTAAGTTTACACAGGAAGGATACGTCAAATTCGTTGTCAGACGGGAAGATCATAAACTTGCCTTTGCCGTTACCGACACAGGTATTGGTATTCCGGAAGATCAAAAAGAGGAAATTTTCGAAGAATTCTCGCAAGTCGATAACTCGAAAACAAAACAAACCGGAGGCACAGGCTTGGGACTCTCGATTAGCCGCAGACTAATTAAATTAATGGGAGGCGCTATTTGGCTGGAAGGCGAAGAAGGCAAAGGAAGTACGTTCCATTTTACCATTCCGCTGAAAGAAGGTACCGGCAATGAACTGAAGGATGAAGTCATAACGCCCGATTTCCTTACCGGGAAGAAAGTGCTTTGTATTGATGATGACCCATTAGTGCACCAACTGCTGGAAGCACTCATTCGTGATATGAACGGTGAAAAAACTTCGGCCTACACACCTGTTGAAGCCCTGAATTACCTGAAAAAAGAGACTTTCGACCTGATTGTTTCCGACGTACAAATGCCGGATACCGATGGGATTTCGTTAGCCAGAACTATCCGCAAAGAATTCAGTTCGTACACGCCGGTTTTGATTCTTACTGCCAACCTGAGCGAAAGCCGCATGGAAGAGATTTCTCAGATAGAAAATGTGTGGGCCATGCCGAAACCATTTACCCGTATTTCTCTGGCCCAAAAATTCCATTCCATCCTCAACGGAAAAGATATAGAAGACCTTGAGCAAAAAGAGAGGGCGCAAGCAAGTTTCAGCCTCGATGAGATCAAAACCTTTTCAGGCGATGACGATGGATTATTGCGTACCGTAACCGAAACGTTCATCCTCAACGCAGACGAGAGCATTGCATCGCTGAAAAAAATGGAGAAAGAAAATGATGTTCCGGGAATCAGGAAAACAGCTCATAAGATGTTGACCGGCTTCCGGCAATTTGCCATTTCAGATGGAGTCGTTATTTTGAAGCACTTGGAAACAGCGGAAGATGATCCATCCAAGCGGGATACCATACGCGCATCCATTATTGCACTGAGCCAGTTATGGAATGATGTCAGGACAAAGATCAACGAAGAAGTATTGTCTTAG
- a CDS encoding DUF502 domain-containing protein, which yields MKKLVTYFLQGLLMVAPLALTIYFVFEIFDITDGLLSTYLDDWIGFRVPGLGILIIFVLLVILGFVGESIVATPFRNFFNGILERTPFLNLIYSSLKDLFSAFVGKEKKFNSPVMVLMSESEDIWKVGFITQESLEEIGLEEKVAVYFPLAYSFAGELFFVPVERVKRLEIPPAEAMKFIVSGGVTRIDSNARNNHE from the coding sequence ATGAAAAAGTTGGTCACCTATTTTCTACAGGGCCTTTTGATGGTCGCACCGCTGGCCTTGACCATTTACTTTGTTTTTGAGATTTTTGATATCACCGACGGTCTGTTGAGCACCTATCTCGACGACTGGATTGGTTTTCGTGTGCCCGGGCTGGGAATCCTCATCATATTCGTTTTGCTGGTTATTCTCGGTTTTGTTGGTGAAAGCATTGTTGCAACACCTTTCCGTAATTTTTTCAATGGAATTTTAGAGAGAACACCTTTCCTGAACCTGATTTACTCTTCGCTGAAAGACTTGTTTTCAGCATTTGTGGGAAAGGAAAAGAAGTTCAATTCACCGGTGATGGTTTTGATGAGTGAGTCCGAAGATATCTGGAAAGTTGGGTTTATTACCCAGGAATCGCTGGAAGAAATTGGCCTGGAGGAAAAGGTGGCAGTGTATTTTCCGTTAGCCTACAGTTTTGCAGGTGAGTTGTTTTTTGTTCCGGTAGAACGGGTGAAAAGATTGGAAATTCCTCCGGCCGAAGCTATGAAGTTCATTGTCTCAGGCGGTGTTACACGAATTGATTCCAATGCCCGGAATAATCATGAATAA